Proteins from one Trichoplusia ni isolate ovarian cell line Hi5 chromosome 9, tn1, whole genome shotgun sequence genomic window:
- the LOC113497639 gene encoding trypsin CFT-1-like: MKIVHSQLWKTETRTMRGVALLAFCLAAVAAVPSTSRLSDKSLSTIDQYPSSASILSTWDDIALVYVCAGVIINNRSILTAGHCMYYRPPSQYRVRIGSSYTNSGGQVLPALQLIIHPDFNDANLHSDLSIVRMPVFTYSHNIRPAPIAGYHLADDLNVWATSWRQIEGDRQISEEQVVTISNDLCRTRFDGIDAEVTSDVVCTRWPNQEFNGYCSGFGSGIYQSGILVAVHTNCFGSRPAINIRVANYTSWIQSNA, encoded by the exons ATGAAGATTGTC CACTCTCAATTGTGGAAGACTGAAACTCGAACGATGCGTGGCGTTGCTCTGTTGGCTTTCTGCTTGGCGGCTGTGGCAG CCGTGCCTAGCACTTCAAGACTGAGTGATAAAAGTTTATCCACTATCGACCAGTATCCCTCCAGCGCCTCCATCCTCAGCACTTGGGATGACATCGCCTTGGTTTATGTCTGCGCCGGTGTCATCATCAACAACAGGTCTATCCTGACAGCTGGCCATTGCATGTA CTACCGTCCTCCTTCTCAATACCGCGTCCGAATTGGATCGTCTTACACCAACTCAGGTGGCCAGGTTCTTCCCGCCTTACAATTGATCATACACCCTGACTTCAACGACGCTAATTTACATTCTGACCTGTCTATTGTCCGCATGCCAGTATTTACCTACAGCCACAACATTCGGCCCGCACCTATTGCTGGGTACCACCTTGCTGACGACCTGAACGTTTGGGCTACGAGCTGGCGCCAAATT GAGGGAGATCGCCAAATCAGTGAGGAGCAGGTCGTGACTATTAGCAACGACCTCTGCAGAACTCGCTTTGACGGTATCGACGCTGAAGTCACCTCTGACGTAGTCTGCACCAGATGGCCTAATCAAGAGTTCAATGGCTATTGCAGTGGGTTCGGCTCTGGCATATACCAGTCTGGCATCCTCGTCGCCGTCCACACAAACTGCTTCGGTTCACGCCCCGCTATCAACATTCGCGTGGCCAACTACACATCTTGGATTCAGTCGAATGCCTGA
- the LOC113497624 gene encoding trypsin CFT-1-like: MKIVHSQLWKTETRTMRGVALLAFCLAAVAAVPSTSRLSDKSLSTIDQYPSSASILSTWDDIALIYVCAGVIINNRSILTAGHCMYYRPPSQYRVRIGSSYTNSGGQVLPALQLIIHPDFNDANLHSDLSIVRTPVFTYSHNIRPAPIAGYHLADDLNVWATSWRQIEGDRQISEEQVVTISNDLCRTRFDGIDAEVTSDVVCTRWPNQEFNGYCSGFGSGIYQSGILVAVHTNCFGSRPAINIRVANYTSWIQSNA, translated from the exons ATGAAGATTGTC CACTCTCAATTGTGGAAGACTGAAACTCGAACGATGCGTGGCGTTGCTCTGTTGGCTTTCTGCTTGGCGGCTGTGGCAG CCGTGCCTAGCACTTCAAGACTGAGTGATAAAAGTTTATCCACTATCGACCAGTATCCCTCCAGCGCCTCCATCCTCAGCACTTGGGATGACATCGCCTTGATTTATGTCTGCGCCGGTGTCATCATCAACAACAGGTCTATCCTGACAGCTGGCCATTGCATGTA CTACCGTCCTCCTTCTCAATACCGCGTCCGAATTGGATCGTCTTACACCAACTCAGGTGGCCAGGTTCTACCCGCCTTACAATTGATCATACACCCTGACTTCAACGACGCTAATTTACATTCTGACCTGTCTATTGTCCGCACGCCAGTATTTACCTACAGCCACAACATTCGGCCCGCACCTATTGCTGGGTACCACCTTGCTGACGACCTGAACGTTTGGGCTACGAGCTGGCGCCAAATT GAGGGAGATCGCCAAATCAGTGAGGAGCAGGTCGTGACTATTAGCAACGACCTCTGCAGAACTCGCTTTGACGGTATCGACGCTGAAGTCACCTCTGACGTAGTCTGCACCAGATGGCCTAATCAAGAGTTCAATGGCTATTGCAGTGGGTTCGGCTCTGGCATATACCAGTCTGGCATCCTCGTCGCCGTCCACACAAACTGCTTCGGTTCACGCCCCGCTATCAACATTCGCGTGGCCAACTACACATCTTGGATTCAGTCGAATGCCTGA
- the LOC113497615 gene encoding trypsin CFT-1-like, with protein sequence MKIVHSQLWKTETRTMRGVALLAFCLAAVAAVPSTSRLSDKSLTTIDQYPSSASILSTWDDIALVYVCAGVIINNRSILTAGHCMYYRPPSQYRVRIGSSYTNSGGQVLPALQLIIHPDFNDANLHSDLSIVRTPVFTYSHNIRPAPIAGYNLADDLNVWATSWRQIEGDRQISEEQVVTISNDLCRTRFDGIDAEVTSDVVCTRWPNQEFNGYCSGFGSGIYQSGILVAVHTNCFGSRPAINIRVANYTSWIQSNA encoded by the exons ATGAAGATTGTC CACTCTCAATTGTGGAAGACTGAAACTCGAACGATGCGTGGCGTTGCTCTGTTGGCTTTCTGCTTGGCGGCTGTGGCAG CCGTGCCTAGCACTTCAAGACTGAGTGATAAAAGTTTAACCACTATTGACCAGTACCCCTCCAGCGCCTCCATCCTCAGCACTTGGGATGACATCGCCTTGGTTTATGTCTGCGCCGGTGTCATCATCAACAACAGGTCTATCCTGACAGCTGGCCATTGCATGTA CTACCGTCCTCCTTCTCAATACCGCGTCCGAATTGGATCGTCTTACACCAACTCAGGTGGCCAGGTTCTACCCGCCTTACAATTGATCATACACCCTGACTTCAACGACGCTAATTTACATTCTGACCTGTCTATTGTCCGCACGCCAGTATTTACCTACAGCCACAACATTCGGCCCGCACCTATTGCTGGGTACAACCTTGCTGACGACCTGAACGTTTGGGCTACGAGCTGGCGCCAAATT GAGGGAGATCGCCAAATCAGTGAGGAGCAGGTCGTGACTATTAGCAACGACCTCTGCAGAACTCGCTTTGACGGTATCGACGCTGAAGTCACCTCTGACGTAGTCTGCACCAGATGGCCTAATCAAGAGTTCAATGGCTATTGCAGTGGGTTCGGCTCTGGCATATACCAGTCTGGCATCCTCGTCGCCGTCCACACAAACTGCTTCGGTTCACGCCCCGCTATCAACATTCGCGTGGCCAACTACACATCTTGGATTCAGTCGAATGCCTGA
- the LOC113497616 gene encoding trypsin CFT-1-like, with protein MKIVHSQLWKTETRTMRGVALLAFCLAAVAAVPSTSRLSDKSLSTIDQYPSSASILSTWDDIALIYVCAGVIINNRSILTAGHCMYYRPPSQYRVRIGSSYTNSGGQVLPALQLIIHPDFNDANLHSDLSIVRTPVFTYSHNIRPAPIAGYNLADDLNVWATSWRQIEGDRQISEEQVVTISNDLCRTRFDGIDAEVTSDVVCTRWPNQEFNGYCSGFGSGIYQSGILVAVHTNCFGSRPAINIRVANYTSWIQSNA; from the exons ATGAAGATTGTC CACTCTCAATTGTGGAAGACTGAAACTCGAACGATGCGTGGCGTTGCTCTGTTGGCTTTCTGCTTGGCGGCTGTGGCAG CCGTGCCTAGCACTTCAAGACTGAGTGATAAAAGTTTATCCACTATCGACCAGTATCCCTCCAGCGCCTCCATCCTCAGCACTTGGGATGACATCGCCTTGATTTATGTCTGCGCCGGTGTCATCATCAACAACAGGTCTATCCTGACAGCTGGCCATTGCATGTA CTACCGTCCTCCTTCTCAATACCGCGTCCGAATTGGATCGTCTTACACCAACTCAGGTGGCCAGGTTCTACCCGCCTTACAATTGATCATACACCCTGACTTCAACGACGCTAATTTACATTCTGACCTGTCTATTGTCCGCACGCCAGTATTTACCTACAGCCACAACATTCGGCCCGCACCTATTGCTGGGTACAACCTTGCTGACGACCTGAACGTTTGGGCTACGAGCTGGCGCCAAATT GAGGGAGATCGCCAAATCAGTGAGGAGCAGGTCGTGACTATTAGCAACGACCTCTGCAGAACTCGCTTTGACGGTATCGACGCTGAAGTCACCTCTGACGTAGTCTGCACCAGATGGCCTAATCAAGAGTTCAATGGCTATTGCAGTGGGTTCGGCTCTGGCATATACCAGTCTGGCATCCTCGTCGCCGTCCACACAAACTGCTTCGGTTCACGCCCCGCTATCAACATTCGCGTGGCCAACTACACATCTTGGATTCAGTCGAATGCCTGA